A genome region from Macaca nemestrina isolate mMacNem1 chromosome 20, mMacNem.hap1, whole genome shotgun sequence includes the following:
- the LOC105488135 gene encoding zinc finger and SCAN domain-containing protein 5C-like isoform X1 produces the protein MAANCTSSWGLGEPCNRPRSETAWSMASLGTQLGNHDVDPEISHVNFRMFTCPEESDPIQALRKLTELCHLWLRPDLHTKEQILDMLVMEQFMISMPQELQVLVKVNDVQSCKDLEDLLRNHRRPKKWFVVNLLGKEYLIQDSDVKMAEGPASVWDDPRDVSSQQASSVKQMRPWERQAHRELQILPRVPARSRRQEEDFLLPETNVMKGDPKALSPKPTLKKDLEEDWEEKPGLTSPEPQLPNGPTDLVRAKEEKESPKRASVENVDADTPSACVVEREASTHSRNRGEAPNLRGPKRSKLDATSISQEEPQGGATPVGNRESPGQAEINPVHSLDPAGLVIHPDGQGVRELLPFACEVCSKRFKYHSKLATHKKSHTGERPFQCNLCGKCFRQRIGLEFHQRTHTGERPYACDICWKQFTQKSYLKCHRRSHTGEKPFECKDCKKVFTYKANLKEHQRTHSGERPYICPKCSRAFGRPATLRRHQKTHPETTSQ, from the exons ATGGCTGCAAATTGCACATCCTCATGGGGTCTGGGAGAACCCTGCAACAGACCTAGGTCAGAGACTGCATGGTCTATGGCATCCCTGGGAACTCAACTTGGAAATCACGACGTGGACCCTGAGATTTCTCACGTGAACTTCAGGATGTTCACCTGCCCGGAGGAGTCGGACCCCATCCAGGCTCTGAGGAAACTCACTGAGCTGTGCCATCTGTGGCTGAGGCCCGACCTCCACACCAAAGAGCAGATCCTGGACATGCTGGTGATGGAGCAGTTCATGATCTCCATGCCCCAGGAGCTCCAGGTCTTAGTCAAGGTGAACGACGTGCAGAGCTGCAAAGACCTGGAGGACCTGCTACGAAACCACAGAAGACCCAAGAAATGG TTTGTAGTCAACTTGCTCGGCAAGGAATATCTCATTCAGGACTCAGATGTCAAGATGGCTGAAGGCCCCGCCAGTGTCTGGGATGATCCGAGAGACGTGTCCAGCCAGCAGGCCTCCTCTGTGAAACAGATGCGTCCATGGGAACGCCAGGCCCACCGAGAGCTGCAGATCCTGCCCAGGGTCCCTGCACGGTCCAGGAGGCAG GAAGAGGACTTCCTGCTTCCAGAGACTAACGTCATGAAAGGTGACCCAAAGGCTCTGAGCCCCAAGCCGACCTTGAAGAAGGACCTGGAGGAAGACTGGGAGGAGAAACCAGGACTTACATCCCCAGAGCCTCAGCTTCCAAATGGTCCTA CAGATCTGGTGAGagcaaaggaggagaaggaatcCCCAAAAAGAGCCTCTGTGGAAAATGTGGATGCCGACACACCTTCTGCCTGCGTTGTGGAGAGAGAAGCTTCGACTCACAGCAGGAACAGAGGAGAGGCTCCGAATCTCAGAGGCCCCAAAAGAAGCAAACTAGATGCCACCTCCATTTCCCAAGAAGAGCCTCAAGGAGGAGCCACACCTGTGGGCAACAGAGAATCCCCGGGACAAGCTGAGATCAATCCAGTTCATTCCCTGGACCCTGCGGGCCTGGTCATTCACCCCGATGGCCAAGGAGTTAGGGAACTGCTGCCCTTTGCATGTGAGGTGTGCAGTAAGAGGTTTAAATATCACAGCAAGCTAGCCACCCACAAGAAATCACACACAGGAGAGAGACCCTTTCAATGTAATCTCTGTGGGAAGTGTTTCAGGCAGCGCATAGGCCTCGAATTTCACCAGCGAACCCACACCGGCGAGAGGCCCTACGCGTGTGACATCTGCTGGAAGCAGTTCACCCAGAAGTCCTACCTGAAGTGTCACAGGAGAAGCCACACAGGGGAGAAGCCCTTCGAATGTAAAGACTGCAAGAAAGTTTTCACCTACAAGGCGAATCTGAAGGAGCACCAGCGCACCCACTCCGGAGAGAGACCTTACATATGTCCCAAGTGTTCAAGAGCCTTCGGTCGGCCTGCAACCTTGAGACGCCACCAGAAAacacatccggaaaccacttcacAGTGA
- the LOC105488135 gene encoding zinc finger and SCAN domain-containing protein 5C-like isoform X2: protein MAANCTSSWGLGEPCNRPRSETAWSMASLGTQLGNHDVDPEISHVNFRMFTCPEESDPIQALRKLTELCHLWLRPDLHTKEQILDMLVMEQFMISMPQELQVLVKVNDVQSCKDLEDLLRNHRRPKKWFVVNLLGKEYLIQDSDVKMAEGPASVWDDPRDVSSQQASSVKQMRPWERQAHRELQILPRVPARSRRQEEDFLLPETNVMKGDPKALSPKPTLKKDLEEDWEEKPGLTSPEPQLPNGPNLVRAKEEKESPKRASVENVDADTPSACVVEREASTHSRNRGEAPNLRGPKRSKLDATSISQEEPQGGATPVGNRESPGQAEINPVHSLDPAGLVIHPDGQGVRELLPFACEVCSKRFKYHSKLATHKKSHTGERPFQCNLCGKCFRQRIGLEFHQRTHTGERPYACDICWKQFTQKSYLKCHRRSHTGEKPFECKDCKKVFTYKANLKEHQRTHSGERPYICPKCSRAFGRPATLRRHQKTHPETTSQ from the exons ATGGCTGCAAATTGCACATCCTCATGGGGTCTGGGAGAACCCTGCAACAGACCTAGGTCAGAGACTGCATGGTCTATGGCATCCCTGGGAACTCAACTTGGAAATCACGACGTGGACCCTGAGATTTCTCACGTGAACTTCAGGATGTTCACCTGCCCGGAGGAGTCGGACCCCATCCAGGCTCTGAGGAAACTCACTGAGCTGTGCCATCTGTGGCTGAGGCCCGACCTCCACACCAAAGAGCAGATCCTGGACATGCTGGTGATGGAGCAGTTCATGATCTCCATGCCCCAGGAGCTCCAGGTCTTAGTCAAGGTGAACGACGTGCAGAGCTGCAAAGACCTGGAGGACCTGCTACGAAACCACAGAAGACCCAAGAAATGG TTTGTAGTCAACTTGCTCGGCAAGGAATATCTCATTCAGGACTCAGATGTCAAGATGGCTGAAGGCCCCGCCAGTGTCTGGGATGATCCGAGAGACGTGTCCAGCCAGCAGGCCTCCTCTGTGAAACAGATGCGTCCATGGGAACGCCAGGCCCACCGAGAGCTGCAGATCCTGCCCAGGGTCCCTGCACGGTCCAGGAGGCAG GAAGAGGACTTCCTGCTTCCAGAGACTAACGTCATGAAAGGTGACCCAAAGGCTCTGAGCCCCAAGCCGACCTTGAAGAAGGACCTGGAGGAAGACTGGGAGGAGAAACCAGGACTTACATCCCCAGAGCCTCAGCTTCCAAATGGTCCTA ATCTGGTGAGagcaaaggaggagaaggaatcCCCAAAAAGAGCCTCTGTGGAAAATGTGGATGCCGACACACCTTCTGCCTGCGTTGTGGAGAGAGAAGCTTCGACTCACAGCAGGAACAGAGGAGAGGCTCCGAATCTCAGAGGCCCCAAAAGAAGCAAACTAGATGCCACCTCCATTTCCCAAGAAGAGCCTCAAGGAGGAGCCACACCTGTGGGCAACAGAGAATCCCCGGGACAAGCTGAGATCAATCCAGTTCATTCCCTGGACCCTGCGGGCCTGGTCATTCACCCCGATGGCCAAGGAGTTAGGGAACTGCTGCCCTTTGCATGTGAGGTGTGCAGTAAGAGGTTTAAATATCACAGCAAGCTAGCCACCCACAAGAAATCACACACAGGAGAGAGACCCTTTCAATGTAATCTCTGTGGGAAGTGTTTCAGGCAGCGCATAGGCCTCGAATTTCACCAGCGAACCCACACCGGCGAGAGGCCCTACGCGTGTGACATCTGCTGGAAGCAGTTCACCCAGAAGTCCTACCTGAAGTGTCACAGGAGAAGCCACACAGGGGAGAAGCCCTTCGAATGTAAAGACTGCAAGAAAGTTTTCACCTACAAGGCGAATCTGAAGGAGCACCAGCGCACCCACTCCGGAGAGAGACCTTACATATGTCCCAAGTGTTCAAGAGCCTTCGGTCGGCCTGCAACCTTGAGACGCCACCAGAAAacacatccggaaaccacttcacAGTGA